The proteins below are encoded in one region of Brassica napus cultivar Da-Ae chromosome A6, Da-Ae, whole genome shotgun sequence:
- the LOC125610265 gene encoding dehydrin ERD10-like, producing MAEEYKNASEEFKNVPEHESTPKVATTEEPSATTGEVKDRGLFDFLGKKEEVKPQETTTTTTLESEFEHKAQVSEPPAFVAKHEEEEEKEHKPTLLEKLHQKHEEEEEENKPSLLQKLHRSNSSSSSSDEEGEDGEKRKKEKKKIAEEDEKTKEDRKEVMEQIREKFPHGTKTEDDTPVIATLPVKEETVEHPEEKKGLMEKIKEKLPGHSEKPEDSQVVDTAAAVPVTEKTAEHPEEKKGLMEKIKEKLPGYHAKSTEEEEKKKEKESDD from the exons ATGGCTGAAGAGTACAAGAACGCTTCGGAGGAGTTCAAGAACGTCCCTGAACACGAGTCGACCCCAAAGGTTGCCACCACGGAGGAACCATCTGCGACGACGGGAGAGGTTAAAGATCGTGGACTGTTTGACTTCTTGGGGAAAAAAGAGGAAGTGAAACCTCAAGAGACGACGACAACGACGACACTTGAGTCAGAGTTTGAGCACAAGGCTCAGGTCTCGGAACCGCCGGCGTTTGTGGCGAAGcacgaagaagaggaagagaaggagcATAAGCCTACTCTCCTCGAGAAGCTTCACCAGAAgcacgaggaagaagaagaagagaacaaacCTAGTCTCCTCCAAAAGCTTCACCGATCCAACAGCTCTTCCTCT TCAAgcgatgaagaaggagaagatggtgagaagaggaagaaggagaagaaaaagatcgctgaagaagatgagaaaaCAAAGGAAGATAGAAAAGAGGTAATGGAGCAGATCAGGGAGAAGTTTCCACACGGAACAAAGACAGAGGATGATACCCCAGTCATCGCCACCCTTCCGGTGAAGGAGGAAACGGTAGAGCATCCGGAGGAGAAGAAAGGACTGATGGAGAAGATCAAGGAGAAGCTTCCAGGTCACAGCGAGAAACCAGAGGATTCTCAAGTGGTCGACACGGCGGCTGCAGTACCAGTGACGGAGAAAACGGCTGAGCATCCAGAAGAGAAGAAAGGACTGATGGAGAAGATCAAAGAGAAGCTCCCAGGTTATCACGCCAAGAGCACtgaagaggaggagaagaagaaagaaaaggagTCCGATGATTAA